The following are encoded together in the Ezakiella massiliensis genome:
- a CDS encoding ABC transporter ATP-binding protein yields MLEIKNLNYSYPQSKFGIKDINLTIEKSTVHALVGENGAGKSTLFFNILGLNTPGSGQIFLEGKEVIFKKKELRDYRTRVNLVMQNPDKQIFYSNVRDDIVFPLRNLKRSDEYIEAKLKVLANKLEIEDLLDRPAHALSYGQKKRVAIAGVLAMEPDYILFDEPTAGLDPRLTENMTQLIKALASEGVGILISSHDMDFIYDICTHASVLSQGQIIASGTKDQVFCQKELLEKAGLRQPTIARIKSECKLPDINTIEDLIKILNK; encoded by the coding sequence ATGTTAGAAATCAAAAATTTAAACTACTCTTACCCCCAAAGCAAATTTGGGATCAAGGATATAAATTTAACAATTGAAAAATCAACAGTCCATGCTCTGGTGGGCGAAAACGGTGCGGGCAAATCCACGCTCTTCTTCAATATACTGGGATTAAATACGCCCGGCTCTGGACAAATTTTTTTGGAAGGCAAAGAAGTCATTTTCAAAAAGAAAGAGCTAAGGGACTATAGGACTAGGGTCAACCTTGTCATGCAAAATCCAGACAAGCAGATTTTTTACTCAAATGTCAGAGATGACATAGTATTCCCTCTTAGAAACCTTAAAAGGTCAGATGAATATATCGAGGCCAAACTAAAGGTTCTTGCAAACAAACTCGAGATAGAAGATCTGCTTGACCGGCCTGCCCACGCTCTTAGCTACGGGCAGAAAAAACGGGTGGCCATAGCAGGAGTCCTTGCCATGGAGCCCGACTATATACTATTTGATGAACCCACAGCGGGCCTGGACCCCCGACTAACGGAAAACATGACCCAGCTGATCAAAGCCTTGGCAAGTGAGGGCGTTGGCATTCTAATTTCTTCCCACGATATGGATTTTATCTACGACATATGCACCCATGCCAGCGTTCTCAGCCAGGGGCAAATAATCGCATCTGGGACCAAGGACCAAGTCTTCTGTCAAAAAGAACTTTTAGAAAAAGCCGGCCTCAGACAGCCGACAATAGCCAGGATAAAATCCGAGTGCAAGCTCCCAGATATAAATACAATTGAAGACCTTATTAAGATTTTAAACAAATAA
- a CDS encoding energy-coupling factor ABC transporter substrate-binding protein — MKKSTKIILIILLVALFVVPFMIQKDAEFGGADDAAEERIAEANPDFEPWFESIYEPASGEIESFLFAFQAAIGAIVIGYYFGYNKGKKQGARK, encoded by the coding sequence ATGAAAAAGTCAACTAAGATAATCCTCATCATCTTATTGGTGGCTCTATTTGTAGTGCCTTTTATGATTCAAAAAGACGCAGAATTTGGCGGAGCTGATGACGCAGCTGAAGAAAGAATAGCCGAAGCAAATCCAGATTTCGAACCTTGGTTTGAAAGTATTTACGAACCAGCCTCAGGCGAAATCGAAAGCTTTTTGTTTGCCTTCCAAGCAGCTATCGGCGCAATTGTTATAGGCTATTACTTTGGCTATAACAAGGGCAAAAAACAAGGAGCAAGAAAATAA
- a CDS encoding PhzF family phenazine biosynthesis protein produces the protein MNLMDLRLITIDSFTQCRFGGNPAAVVPECEEVPQMYYPQIANEINLSQSAFIHNREGGRFFIEFFTPTQEIKFSGHAAIGAFYVLSNMGYIRPIEEGTKRAELELKDGEILDVNIDYMDYEVEKIGIVMDNKYFKLEDAGVDKSRIGQILRIEEDKLGDIHLGGYFNHDLIVFVKDKETLDMAKPDMFDLITLSEDLKASGLYLVYASVDGDKKFAYTRYFSPAIGFFEEAATGSAAASVGKILLDKIGRDHITIYQGQAMKRPSLIEIYREDGQIVMSGVGRIVTDSVMHL, from the coding sequence ATGAATTTAATGGACTTAAGGCTAATTACAATTGATAGCTTCACGCAGTGCCGCTTTGGCGGTAACCCGGCCGCAGTTGTGCCGGAGTGCGAAGAAGTCCCTCAAATGTATTATCCGCAAATTGCAAATGAGATCAACCTCTCACAAAGTGCTTTTATCCACAACCGTGAGGGCGGCAGATTTTTTATAGAATTTTTTACCCCGACTCAGGAAATTAAATTTTCTGGCCACGCAGCTATAGGCGCCTTTTATGTCCTGTCTAACATGGGCTACATCAGGCCTATAGAAGAGGGAACCAAGAGGGCAGAGCTGGAACTTAAAGACGGGGAAATACTAGATGTAAATATAGATTATATGGACTATGAAGTCGAGAAGATTGGCATAGTTATGGATAATAAATATTTTAAACTAGAGGATGCCGGCGTCGACAAGTCCAGGATTGGACAGATTTTAAGAATCGAAGAAGACAAGCTCGGCGACATTCATCTGGGCGGTTACTTTAACCACGACCTGATTGTCTTTGTCAAAGACAAGGAGACCTTGGATATGGCAAAGCCCGATATGTTTGACCTGATAACTTTGAGTGAAGACCTCAAGGCATCTGGCTTATACCTAGTCTACGCCTCAGTTGACGGGGACAAGAAATTTGCCTACACCAGGTATTTTTCACCGGCCATCGGATTTTTTGAAGAGGCGGCCACAGGTTCTGCAGCGGCTTCAGTTGGAAAAATCCTCTTGGATAAAATCGGGAGAGACCACATTACAATCTACCAAGGCCAGGCCATGAAGAGGCCCAGCTTAATTGAGATTTACAGGGAAGATGGCCAAATCGTAATGAGCGGAGTTGGCAGGATAGTTACTGATAGCGTAATGCATTTATAA
- a CDS encoding helix-turn-helix transcriptional regulator, which produces MVENIYENISTKLKAISDQKRLKIIDMLSCGELCACEILEKFDISQPTLSFDMKKLEEAKLVKSRREGKNVYYSLNQKVLGHLLDQLTSIFSDSPDCICHSKERMDY; this is translated from the coding sequence GTGGTTGAGAACATTTATGAAAATATATCCACAAAGCTCAAGGCAATTTCTGATCAAAAACGCTTGAAGATTATCGACATGCTTTCTTGCGGCGAGCTATGCGCTTGTGAGATTTTGGAAAAATTTGATATCAGTCAGCCGACCTTGTCCTTTGATATGAAAAAATTGGAAGAGGCCAAGTTGGTTAAGAGCAGGCGGGAGGGCAAAAATGTCTACTACAGCTTAAATCAAAAGGTTTTGGGCCATTTGCTGGACCAGCTTACAAGCATTTTTTCTGACAGCCCCGATTGCATTTGCCACTCAAAAGAGCGGATGGATTATTAA
- a CDS encoding helical backbone metal receptor — translation MKQRLLALVLAFMMIFSIGLSAAPQKVESKDLLTQNARSFIDGDQIKTYGLEVEAKEKTLTVVDGEDKISFTAGSNVMTVNGTDFTMDTKTIAKDGKVYVPFRILFETLNYQVGWDKAAKAVTFDKKAEAKLPVKNDKYEINETHSKIVSIAPSVTETLFEIGAGDMVLGRTDYCNFPKEAEKVTSVGSMMEPDIEKVISLKPTCVLAQTHFKEEVLAKLQKAGIKVFAMETPKSMEETYKSIETIGLITGKNAEARALVATMKAKLQSVERYTKKLSAPTAYIVVGTGEYGEYTHGKDSFMDDILRIAGLTNGPRDAEGFKYTLEKLIALNPHYMLVPAFAIDQVKTDKVYKGLSAVNEGRVIEIDSDIFSRPSARVVDEGIKALLKIAHPEVLKNLEF, via the coding sequence ATGAAACAAAGACTACTCGCATTAGTGCTGGCCTTTATGATGATCTTCTCAATTGGATTAAGCGCTGCACCACAAAAGGTCGAATCAAAGGACCTATTAACACAAAATGCTCGCTCATTTATTGATGGCGACCAAATTAAAACTTACGGCCTCGAAGTTGAAGCCAAAGAAAAAACTCTAACCGTCGTTGACGGGGAAGACAAAATCAGCTTTACCGCTGGATCCAATGTCATGACCGTAAACGGCACTGACTTTACAATGGATACCAAGACAATCGCTAAGGACGGCAAAGTATATGTTCCATTTAGGATTTTATTTGAAACTTTAAACTACCAAGTTGGCTGGGACAAGGCTGCAAAAGCTGTCACTTTTGACAAGAAAGCAGAAGCTAAACTTCCTGTCAAAAACGACAAGTACGAAATAAATGAAACTCATTCCAAGATTGTATCCATTGCTCCATCAGTAACTGAAACTTTATTTGAAATCGGAGCAGGGGACATGGTCCTAGGCAGAACTGACTACTGCAACTTCCCTAAGGAAGCTGAAAAAGTAACATCAGTCGGCTCAATGATGGAACCTGACATTGAAAAAGTGATTAGCTTGAAGCCAACTTGTGTGCTTGCACAAACTCACTTTAAGGAAGAAGTTTTGGCCAAATTACAAAAGGCTGGCATCAAGGTCTTTGCCATGGAAACACCAAAGTCAATGGAAGAAACTTACAAGTCAATCGAAACAATTGGCCTAATTACAGGCAAAAATGCAGAAGCCAGAGCCCTAGTTGCAACCATGAAGGCAAAGCTCCAAAGCGTTGAAAGATACACCAAAAAATTATCAGCTCCTACTGCATATATAGTAGTAGGCACAGGTGAATACGGTGAATACACCCACGGCAAGGATTCATTTATGGATGATATCCTAAGAATTGCCGGCCTTACAAATGGCCCAAGGGATGCAGAAGGCTTTAAGTATACCTTGGAAAAATTAATCGCCCTAAACCCACACTACATGTTAGTGCCAGCTTTTGCTATCGACCAAGTCAAGACAGACAAGGTTTACAAGGGCCTATCAGCTGTTAATGAAGGCAGGGTAATTGAAATAGATTCAGACATATTCTCTAGACCATCAGCTCGCGTGGTTGACGAAGGAATCAAGGCTCTCTTAAAGATTGCCCACCCAGAAGTTCTAAAGAATTTGGAATTTTAA
- the cbiQ gene encoding cobalt ECF transporter T component CbiQ — translation MTIDQIAYNNNFTKKNPRVKMLLGFALLILSLSINNLYAQALIAIAVVLVMIFGAKIPARPLFKLYKLPLGFIVISLIAMVLTITKIKENVEYYIIIGRLYIGTNSQALTSAYQTFVRSFACITCTYFMALTIPINQTIMIFKDLHLPRVFVEQFILMYRYINFFMMEFKDMHVAMELKHANDTKWMMIKSSGLMGSKLFIDMLSSYGEWEDALDLKLFDGNFYY, via the coding sequence ATGACGATTGACCAAATCGCATACAATAATAATTTTACCAAGAAAAACCCGAGAGTGAAAATGCTCTTGGGTTTTGCCTTACTTATTTTATCCCTGAGCATTAATAATCTCTATGCCCAGGCTCTAATCGCTATAGCCGTGGTTCTAGTCATGATTTTTGGGGCAAAAATTCCGGCCAGACCACTTTTTAAATTATATAAATTACCCCTTGGTTTTATTGTTATTTCATTAATCGCAATGGTCCTTACAATAACAAAGATAAAGGAAAATGTCGAATACTATATTATAATAGGAAGACTTTACATCGGCACCAATTCCCAGGCCCTTACAAGTGCCTACCAGACCTTTGTGAGGAGCTTTGCATGTATAACTTGCACATACTTTATGGCCCTGACCATACCCATCAACCAAACCATTATGATCTTTAAGGACCTCCACCTACCTCGAGTTTTTGTGGAGCAGTTTATCCTTATGTACAGGTATATAAACTTTTTTATGATGGAATTTAAAGACATGCATGTGGCCATGGAATTAAAACACGCAAACGATACCAAGTGGATGATGATTAAATCCTCTGGCCTCATGGGGTCCAAGCTCTTTATAGACATGCTAAGTTCTTACGGTGAATGGGAAGATGCCCTGGACCTCAAGCTATTTGACGGAAATTTTTATTATTAG
- a CDS encoding ParB/RepB/Spo0J family partition protein: protein MRKNKSLGKGLDALFEQVEETKHIPKEEIQEIELSKIKANPDQVRKDFDEDAIKELAESIKSHGLLEPILLTPFEDGYMIVAGERRYRATISLGRDKIPAIVRDFPKEDIKKLSLIENIQRENLNPIEEALSYEELMKEAGLTQADFAKEIGKSRSHVANVLRLLKLDPHVMEDVRSGAISFGHAKVLSGLPLKDQQVLAKKIKELGLNVRQTEKESKKAKGTVENIFIKEIEEDLQNKFMAKVRINDKKGRGSIVIDYHSMDELDRLIELLNHI, encoded by the coding sequence ATGAGAAAAAATAAATCACTGGGCAAGGGCTTGGATGCACTTTTCGAACAAGTCGAAGAGACCAAGCACATCCCTAAGGAAGAGATCCAAGAAATAGAGCTAAGTAAAATTAAAGCCAATCCCGACCAAGTTCGCAAGGACTTTGACGAAGATGCGATCAAAGAATTGGCCGAGAGCATAAAGTCTCACGGACTTTTGGAGCCAATCCTGTTAACTCCATTTGAAGATGGGTATATGATAGTTGCAGGGGAGAGGCGGTACAGGGCGACCATTAGCCTGGGCAGGGACAAGATCCCAGCAATTGTTAGAGACTTCCCCAAGGAAGACATCAAAAAGCTTTCCTTGATTGAAAATATTCAAAGGGAAAATCTAAATCCGATTGAAGAGGCCCTGAGCTATGAAGAACTCATGAAGGAAGCTGGCCTAACTCAGGCTGACTTTGCCAAGGAAATCGGCAAGAGCAGGAGCCATGTGGCAAACGTCCTTAGACTCTTGAAGCTTGACCCCCACGTAATGGAAGATGTTAGGTCTGGGGCTATTAGCTTTGGCCACGCTAAAGTGTTATCTGGCCTGCCTCTAAAGGACCAGCAGGTCTTGGCAAAGAAAATTAAAGAGCTTGGCTTAAATGTCCGTCAAACTGAAAAAGAGTCCAAGAAGGCCAAGGGCACAGTAGAAAATATTTTTATTAAAGAGATTGAAGAGGACCTGCAAAATAAATTTATGGCTAAGGTCCGCATCAATGACAAAAAGGGCAGAGGGTCGATCGTCATAGACTACCATTCCATGGACGAGCTGGACCGACTAATTGAACTATTAAATCACATTTGA
- a CDS encoding ABC transporter ATP-binding protein — MSILEIKNLNFSYGKNQVLKNINLTLEEGDKLIIIGPNGCGKTTLLKVISAYLQADSGSITLDGRDLDSYTIKDRAKIISVQHQNPNSSFDFTVEEVVEMGRYPFLSWTGKLSENDKKIVADQINIMELADLKDKSILETSGGEKGRAMTARAFAQSPKLILMDEPIAAMDINHQIKLMKTIEKTKDKSFIIVLHDLNLASAFADKIALMKEGQIVALGRPEEVINAENIRQVYEVQVDVIIKDGRPFIIPKYK, encoded by the coding sequence ATGAGCATACTAGAAATCAAGAATTTAAACTTCAGCTATGGAAAAAATCAGGTTTTAAAAAATATTAATCTCACACTTGAAGAAGGAGACAAATTAATAATTATTGGCCCCAACGGCTGCGGCAAGACCACCTTATTAAAGGTCATCTCGGCTTATTTACAGGCAGATTCTGGTTCAATAACTTTGGACGGCAGGGACTTAGATTCTTATACTATAAAAGACCGGGCGAAAATTATTTCCGTCCAACACCAAAATCCAAACAGCTCTTTTGATTTTACAGTCGAAGAAGTGGTCGAGATGGGACGGTATCCATTTTTATCTTGGACGGGCAAGCTGTCTGAAAATGATAAAAAAATCGTGGCCGACCAAATAAATATAATGGAATTGGCAGACTTAAAAGATAAATCAATACTCGAAACTTCCGGCGGAGAAAAGGGGAGGGCCATGACGGCCAGGGCCTTTGCCCAATCGCCCAAGCTAATCCTTATGGACGAACCCATTGCAGCCATGGATATCAACCACCAGATTAAGCTCATGAAGACCATCGAAAAAACCAAGGACAAGAGCTTTATAATAGTCCTTCACGACCTCAATCTGGCCTCGGCCTTTGCAGATAAAATCGCCCTTATGAAAGAGGGGCAGATAGTCGCCCTTGGCAGGCCAGAGGAAGTTATAAATGCGGAAAACATCCGTCAGGTCTACGAAGTCCAAGTGGACGTAATAATTAAAGACGGCAGGCCCTTTATCATCCCAAAATACAAATAA
- a CDS encoding energy-coupling factor ABC transporter permease — protein sequence MKKIQKRLAAFLLFAMAIMVPNTTHAMHIAEGFLPKVHAAIYFVIAIPFVIYGIKSIKDITVNKPEKKMLLALAGAYVFLLSSLKLPAMTGSCSHPTGIGLGAILFGAGPMFVLGTIVLIFQAILLAHGGLTTLGANALSMAIIGAYIAVGVYKLMKKMNVSDLIAVFLAAFLSDLGTYIVTSIELGLAFPNPTFGASVLSYLEIFAITQLPIAVMEGILTVLIYNAIVKYEGGILYEKVN from the coding sequence ATGAAGAAAATTCAAAAGAGACTGGCAGCTTTTCTTCTCTTTGCAATGGCAATAATGGTCCCAAATACCACCCACGCCATGCACATAGCAGAAGGATTTTTGCCAAAGGTTCACGCGGCTATTTACTTTGTAATCGCTATCCCCTTTGTGATTTACGGGATCAAGTCAATTAAAGACATCACAGTAAATAAGCCTGAAAAGAAAATGCTCTTGGCCCTTGCTGGCGCATATGTATTTTTGCTATCATCGCTTAAATTACCAGCAATGACAGGATCATGCTCACACCCAACAGGTATTGGCCTTGGGGCAATTCTATTCGGCGCAGGCCCAATGTTTGTCCTTGGAACAATTGTTCTAATCTTCCAAGCCATCTTACTTGCACACGGTGGACTGACAACTCTAGGTGCTAACGCCCTATCAATGGCCATTATTGGTGCCTATATAGCTGTCGGAGTTTACAAGCTAATGAAGAAGATGAATGTAAGCGACCTAATAGCTGTATTTTTAGCAGCCTTCCTATCTGACTTAGGGACTTACATCGTAACCTCAATTGAGCTCGGTCTGGCCTTCCCTAATCCAACATTCGGTGCATCAGTCCTAAGCTATTTGGAAATTTTTGCAATCACCCAACTTCCAATTGCTGTAATGGAAGGTATCCTAACAGTCCTTATTTACAACGCAATTGTCAAGTACGAAGGAGGCATTTTATATGAAAAAGTCAACTAA
- a CDS encoding iron ABC transporter permease — translation MKKTFLLLALAALICLMLLAIGFGSIDISFATIIAAIKNLIRNGVDGIDFTDPIHFIIFEVRLPRIILSVLTGGLLAMAGASYQAIFQNPMADPFVMGVSSGAAFGATMAIVFLPATSFFGHTLVSLSAFACAIITSLIVYTVSRTKRGVDNYSVLLTGIVISAILSSAISLIMMVHRDEAMAIITWTMGSFNAKSWIHVGTIFIPTLIAFIVTIYHGKDLNLLVMGEEEAISMGLDVKKLKRNLLLLSALLTSLAVSVSGIIGFVGLIVPHFIRLIFGGDHKFLMPASMIVGGIFMLLADTLARSLISGFELPVGIITSLIGGPLFMVLLIKHKRSLQ, via the coding sequence ATGAAAAAAACTTTTCTCTTATTGGCCTTGGCGGCTTTAATCTGCCTAATGCTACTGGCAATCGGCTTTGGCTCGATTGATATTAGCTTTGCGACCATAATTGCTGCCATAAAAAATCTAATAAGAAATGGGGTGGATGGGATTGATTTTACTGATCCCATCCACTTTATCATATTTGAGGTAAGGCTGCCTAGGATTATTTTGTCGGTTCTAACAGGAGGCTTACTCGCAATGGCAGGGGCTTCATATCAAGCCATCTTCCAAAACCCCATGGCCGATCCCTTTGTAATGGGCGTGTCATCAGGGGCGGCTTTTGGTGCGACCATGGCAATTGTATTTTTGCCGGCCACCAGCTTTTTTGGACACACGCTTGTCAGCCTATCGGCCTTTGCCTGTGCAATAATTACATCGCTTATAGTCTACACGGTCTCTCGTACCAAGCGGGGGGTGGACAATTACTCGGTCCTCTTGACAGGTATAGTTATCTCGGCAATATTATCCTCAGCCATCTCTCTTATAATGATGGTCCACAGGGACGAGGCCATGGCTATTATCACCTGGACCATGGGGTCTTTTAACGCCAAGAGCTGGATCCACGTTGGAACGATTTTTATACCGACCCTAATTGCCTTTATAGTTACAATTTACCACGGCAAGGATTTAAATCTCCTGGTAATGGGCGAAGAAGAAGCCATATCCATGGGCCTGGATGTAAAAAAATTAAAGCGAAATCTTCTTTTATTATCTGCATTATTAACTTCGCTGGCGGTTTCGGTCAGCGGAATCATCGGATTTGTCGGCCTTATAGTCCCACACTTTATCAGGCTAATCTTTGGCGGCGACCACAAGTTTTTGATGCCGGCCTCCATGATAGTGGGGGGAATCTTTATGCTCTTGGCCGATACCTTGGCCAGGTCGCTCATCTCAGGCTTTGAACTCCCGGTTGGCATTATCACATCACTAATTGGCGGGCCACTATTTATGGTCCTTCTTATCAAGCACAAGAGGAGCCTCCAATGA
- a CDS encoding ParA family protein — protein MANILSFFNQKGGVGKTTTTLNLAAALVDKGRKVLVVDVDPQANLSSGLTDDSTKIVGNIYELIMEDADISSVISDTTHKGLKLIAGSSDSAGMEIELAVNGNWHYLLRNKLQEVSPLYDYIFIDCPPSLGILSLMSLNASDGVISTIQSEYYALEGVTQLMKTVNLVKENYNSGLEIKGILLTMHDTRNNLAQDVEAEVRGFFKDLVFKASIPRNVTLAEAPSHGLSIFDYDKRSAGAQAYKKFANEFDKRFR, from the coding sequence ATGGCAAATATTTTATCTTTTTTTAATCAAAAGGGCGGCGTCGGCAAGACTACAACGACCTTGAACTTAGCTGCAGCCTTGGTTGACAAGGGCCGCAAAGTTTTAGTTGTCGACGTGGACCCCCAGGCAAATTTATCCTCGGGTCTCACAGATGATTCCACGAAAATCGTGGGCAATATTTATGAGCTCATCATGGAGGATGCAGATATTTCTTCTGTGATTTCCGATACTACTCACAAGGGCCTAAAGCTCATTGCTGGATCAAGTGATTCTGCAGGTATGGAAATCGAACTAGCTGTAAATGGCAACTGGCATTATCTCCTCCGCAATAAATTGCAAGAGGTCAGTCCTCTTTACGACTACATTTTTATCGATTGTCCGCCAAGTCTGGGCATACTTTCGCTTATGAGCCTGAACGCTAGTGACGGAGTTATATCGACCATCCAGTCTGAATACTACGCGCTTGAGGGCGTAACACAACTGATGAAGACGGTTAACCTGGTCAAGGAAAATTATAATTCTGGCCTCGAAATCAAGGGTATCCTCTTAACTATGCATGACACCAGAAACAATCTGGCCCAGGATGTAGAGGCAGAGGTCAGGGGATTTTTTAAGGACTTGGTCTTTAAAGCTTCCATCCCCAGAAATGTAACTCTGGCGGAGGCACCCAGCCACGGTCTATCCATTTTTGACTACGATAAAAGATCTGCCGGTGCCCAAGCTTACAAGAAGTTTGCAAACGAATTCGACAAGCGCTTTAGATAA